The following are encoded in a window of Trichocoleus sp. genomic DNA:
- a CDS encoding amidase, whose amino-acid sequence MAAVDLLSLIKKHHSSAQISAQISAQAIVNQHLERIAQREHEVQAWEYFDPAIVQAQAERIDRLIAQGLDPGALSGIPIAIKDIFATQEMPTGWGTPIHAGRQRGYDAAVVERLRAAGAVIMGKTVTTEYATARAGKTRNPHHLNHTPGGSSSGSAAAVAAGMVPVAIGSQTVGSILRPAAYCGVVGFKPSFGSISRYGAMPVSRELDHVGIFARTVRDIQLICAELVSLDRRDPDCVGIWQPKSDAVLFSQGGRRSVQKIALIQTPFWHEIDAEAQERLQQSAQAIQAEGIEVIPIDLPDEFSDCLQPVQVLMSAGLAAYHGQDYDQQPEQLSPKLRQLIEQGRCFTAIDYAKARQLTAHYCITLAKILSDQDAILTPVTTGTAPSGLEDTGSPMLCALWTLCGLPAISIPAGKAENGLPLAVQLVGRRMGDADLLEFAAGVRLVLHDRFNPG is encoded by the coding sequence ATGGCTGCGGTGGATCTCCTCTCGCTGATCAAAAAACACCACTCTTCGGCTCAAATCTCGGCTCAAATCTCGGCGCAAGCGATCGTAAACCAGCATCTAGAGCGGATTGCCCAGCGGGAACATGAGGTGCAGGCATGGGAATATTTTGATCCGGCGATCGTACAGGCTCAAGCAGAACGAATCGATCGACTCATTGCCCAAGGACTCGATCCGGGCGCACTATCAGGAATTCCGATCGCCATCAAAGATATTTTTGCGACCCAAGAAATGCCAACAGGTTGGGGAACGCCGATTCATGCAGGGCGGCAGCGGGGATATGATGCGGCAGTTGTTGAGCGATTGCGGGCTGCGGGTGCGGTGATCATGGGCAAAACGGTGACGACGGAATATGCGACGGCAAGAGCCGGAAAAACGCGGAATCCTCATCACCTCAACCATACTCCTGGGGGAAGCTCAAGCGGGTCAGCGGCAGCAGTGGCAGCAGGCATGGTTCCAGTGGCGATCGGTTCGCAAACGGTTGGATCAATCTTGCGTCCGGCAGCTTACTGTGGCGTTGTCGGGTTTAAGCCCAGCTTTGGGTCAATTTCGCGATATGGAGCCATGCCTGTGAGTCGAGAACTCGATCATGTTGGCATTTTTGCCCGCACGGTCAGAGATATTCAGCTCATTTGTGCAGAATTAGTAAGCCTGGATAGACGCGATCCGGACTGTGTTGGGATTTGGCAGCCTAAAAGTGATGCGGTGCTGTTTTCTCAAGGAGGCAGGCGCTCGGTTCAAAAAATTGCCCTCATTCAGACTCCTTTCTGGCATGAAATCGATGCCGAAGCACAGGAACGATTGCAACAGAGCGCTCAAGCAATCCAGGCTGAAGGAATTGAGGTGATACCGATCGATCTCCCTGATGAATTTTCAGACTGTTTGCAGCCAGTTCAGGTGTTAATGAGTGCAGGGTTAGCTGCTTATCATGGGCAGGACTATGACCAGCAGCCAGAGCAGCTTTCGCCCAAATTACGACAGTTGATTGAACAGGGCCGTTGCTTCACTGCGATCGACTATGCAAAAGCGCGACAGCTCACAGCTCATTACTGCATCACGCTGGCAAAAATCCTTTCGGATCAGGATGCCATTTTAACGCCAGTTACAACCGGAACTGCCCCCTCTGGCTTAGAGGATACTGGCTCACCAATGCTTTGCGCCCTCTGGACATTGTGCGGTTTACCTGCCATTAGCATTCCCGCAGGCAAGGCAGAAAATGGTTTACCGCTTGCGGTTCAGTTGGTTGGCAGACGCATGGGGGATGCAGATCTACTAGAATTTGCGGCTGGAGTCAGGTTGGTGCTGCACGATCGATTTAACCCAGGTTGA
- a CDS encoding amidohydrolase, which yields MSSSSRSTVSKYLIQQGLLLSSSAQTSIQQRDIYLEGNQIVAIGNHLEVSPDVTIVDASGLLLCPGLVNGHFHSHEHFHKGRYDNLPLELWMHFVRPPRQAISLTPEQVYLRTMIGAIEALRTGTTFVVDDVNHAPQFSPACIDAVFRAYGEIGLRARVSVSLFDRPFYRSVPFVDEVMPASIRELLEQQACPDRQQMLTLCQALAETYPPSDRVGFIVAPSAPQRCSDVFLVQLKEFADQHNLPIMMHLLETRLQAVTGGILYQDSMVNHLAKLKVLSPQLALQHCVWLTEDDIAQLADAGVSVVYNPLSNLKLGSGRMAVRRFLEAGVNVALASDGCGSRDSLNLLSVMQAAALLNKPPTEPPETWLSAQEAFRLGTEGGAAAFGYQGQLGRLEVGYQADIVGYRLSSPAFVPLNNPLNQLVYAETGAAVDWVMIDGKVVMQQGQLTQIKEHQIIAAIEATHQQLLPSLSASEESVNALLPYYRQIYDRCLKEPIDPAITAS from the coding sequence ATGTCGAGTTCAAGCCGTTCTACCGTTTCTAAATATCTGATTCAACAAGGGTTACTTTTATCCTCATCAGCACAGACCAGCATCCAACAGCGCGATATCTATCTCGAAGGGAATCAAATTGTAGCGATCGGCAATCATTTAGAAGTTTCACCCGATGTGACGATCGTTGATGCCAGTGGGCTGCTTCTTTGTCCTGGGCTAGTGAACGGTCATTTTCATTCTCACGAACATTTTCATAAAGGACGATACGACAATCTACCGCTGGAATTGTGGATGCATTTTGTTCGTCCGCCGCGTCAGGCTATCTCGCTGACCCCAGAGCAAGTTTATCTTCGCACGATGATTGGTGCGATCGAGGCACTGCGAACGGGTACAACCTTTGTCGTCGATGACGTAAACCATGCACCCCAGTTTTCACCTGCCTGTATTGATGCCGTATTTCGAGCCTATGGGGAGATTGGACTCCGAGCGCGGGTCAGCGTCAGCTTATTTGATCGACCGTTTTATCGATCGGTTCCTTTTGTAGATGAGGTGATGCCTGCCTCAATTCGGGAATTGCTGGAGCAGCAGGCTTGTCCCGATCGCCAGCAAATGCTCACGCTCTGTCAGGCATTAGCAGAGACATATCCTCCGAGCGATCGAGTCGGGTTTATTGTTGCGCCCTCTGCCCCTCAGCGCTGTAGCGATGTCTTTCTCGTCCAGCTCAAAGAATTTGCAGATCAGCATAATCTACCCATAATGATGCATTTACTAGAAACGCGGCTGCAAGCAGTCACCGGAGGCATTCTGTATCAAGATTCAATGGTGAATCATTTAGCAAAGCTCAAAGTTTTATCGCCCCAATTGGCACTACAGCACTGTGTTTGGCTGACGGAAGACGATATTGCTCAACTCGCCGATGCAGGCGTGAGTGTGGTCTATAACCCGCTGTCAAATCTGAAGTTGGGCAGTGGTCGAATGGCAGTGCGCCGCTTTTTAGAGGCAGGTGTCAATGTGGCACTCGCGAGTGATGGCTGTGGGTCGCGGGATAGCTTAAATCTTTTGTCTGTGATGCAGGCAGCAGCTTTGCTCAATAAGCCACCCACCGAGCCGCCTGAAACCTGGCTTTCAGCACAGGAAGCATTTCGTCTGGGCACAGAGGGTGGAGCCGCTGCTTTTGGGTATCAGGGACAGCTCGGACGGTTAGAAGTGGGATATCAGGCTGACATTGTAGGATATCGGCTCTCCAGTCCAGCTTTTGTGCCGCTTAACAATCCGCTGAATCAATTGGTCTATGCCGAAACGGGCGCAGCCGTCGATTGGGTGATGATTGACGGAAAAGTAGTCATGCAGCAGGGACAGTTGACCCAAATCAAAGAGCATCAAATTATTGCCGCAATTGAGGCAACCCATCAGCAGCTTCTTCCCTCGCTGAGTGCTTCTGAGGAATCTGTGAACGCCCTACTCCCCTACTATCGCCAGATCTACGATCGCTGCTTAAAGGAACCGATCGATCCCGCAATTACCGCATCGTAA